The sequence ATGGCATTTTGTTTCTTTTTAGAAAAAAGATAACGCTTAGCTATGTAAAACGATAGATTCAACTTTCCGGAGTTTGGTCTTCTTTATTTTTATTAAGTAGCATATCTATGTTTTCAAGATAATCCATAGAGTCGTCTACAAAGAAAGCTAACTCAGGAATACGGCGCACTTGTTTGCCTATCCTTTGTCCTAATTCGAAACGTATAGCTTTTTTGTTTTGAGATATATTTTTTACCACCTCTTCCGATTTGTCGGACGGGAATACACTTAAGTAAGCTTTAGCAACGCTTAGGTCGGGACTAATTCTTACTTTAGTTACCGATACCATTAAGCCTTGAGTTTGTCTTGTTTGTAATAAAAAAATCTCACTAAGATCTTTTTGTATTAGTCGTTCTATTTTCTGTAATCTTTTGCTTTCCATTAAAACTAAAATTTGTTTATTATTAGTTGTTGCGAGTTTTCTTATGAATAATAGTTAGCCCGTCGCGTAAAGGTAAGATAACTTTTTCAATTCTCTCGTCTTGTTTTATCTTTTCGTTGAATTTAAGTATCTCTATTGTTTGTTTGTCATTCTGATGAGGCTCGTCAAGCACTTTGCCGTCCCAAAGAGTATTGTCTGCTAAAATTATTCCGCCGTCATTCACTTTGTCGAAAATTAAATCGTAATAGTCGCTGTACAGACGTTTGTCGGCATCAATAAAAACCATATCGAAAGTATGAGGCAATGCTGGAATAATTTCCATAGCATCGCCTATATGCAGATGAATCTTACTTTTCAGAGGAGATTGATTAAACTGTTTAAGAATAAAATCTTCGAGTTCGTCATTAATCTCAATAGTATGAACCTCTCCATCATTGGGTAAGCCTTCTGCCAAACACAGAGTAGCGTATCCTGTATAAGTTCCTATCTCTAAAATCCTTTTAGGACGCTGCATTCTAACGAGCATCTTAA comes from Dysgonomonadaceae bacterium PH5-43 and encodes:
- a CDS encoding caffeoyl-CoA O-methyltransferase (product_source=KO:K00588; cath_funfam=3.40.50.150; cog=COG4122; ko=KO:K00588; pfam=PF01596; superfamily=53335), which produces MSIEDYILNHIDEEGELLSKLNRDAHVNLLRPRMLSGHLQGRILKMLVRMQRPKRILEIGTYTGYATLCLAEGLPNDGEVHTIEINDELEDFILKQFNQSPLKSKIHLHIGDAMEIIPALPHTFDMVFIDADKRLYSDYYDLIFDKVNDGGIILADNTLWDGKVLDEPHQNDKQTIEILKFNEKIKQDERIEKVILPLRDGLTIIHKKTRNN
- a CDS encoding ribosome-binding factor A (product_source=KO:K02834; cath_funfam=3.30.300.20; cog=COG0858; ko=KO:K02834; pfam=PF02033; superfamily=89919; tigrfam=TIGR00082) — translated: MESKRLQKIERLIQKDLSEIFLLQTRQTQGLMVSVTKVRISPDLSVAKAYLSVFPSDKSEEVVKNISQNKKAIRFELGQRIGKQVRRIPELAFFVDDSMDYLENIDMLLNKNKEDQTPES